ttgacaaatatgacatgtggggtacctcaaggctccatcttggggcctcttctctttaacgtctacatgctaccactggctcagataatgaaaaacaacaaaataagttaccatagctatgcggatgacacaaatgtacgtaacaatttcaccaggagactatgctccaattcaaacactgagtaagtgcattgaacaaatcaatgactggatgtgtcagaactttctccaattaaacaaagataaaactgaggtaatggtttttggagccaaggcagaacgtatacaagttagcgctgagcttcagcctgcaatgttcaaaacaacagataaagccagaaatctaggtgtagtcatggactctgacctgagtttcaacagtcacattaaaacagttactaaatcagcctactatcacctaaagaacatatctaggattaaaagactaatgtcacagcaggatttggaaaaacttgtccatgcttttatcttcagtagactcgactactgcaatggtgtcttcacaggtatcactaaaaaatctattagaaagctgcagctgattcagaacgctgctgctcgagtcctcactaacactaagaaagtggatcacatcactcctgttctgaagtcttgacactggcttcctgtgtgtcaaagaatagatttcaaaatactgctgctggtttataaagcactgaatagtttaggcccaaaatacatttctgacctcctgctaaattatgaaccatccagatctctcaggtcttcagggattgttcagctttctgtccccagagtcagaactaaacatggtaaagcagcgttcagttattatgctccaaatatctggagcaaactcccagaaacctgcaggtccgctgcaactcttactacttttaaatccaggctgaagacttttctttttgtcgctgcttttaattgaactattcatatcttagactacactttaacttttatccatgtattttttatttttatgtttattttattagcttttatttttaatgactgattttaaatgccattttcttaatgtctttcgttttttgtaaagcactttgaattgccttgtgttgaaaagtgctatataaataaacttgccttgccttctggatcggcgtatacaacagcgtgttccagttcctgccaatatccagcatcttcgcacagccattgaagaggagtggaccaccattccacaggccacaatcaacaacctgatcaactctatgcgaaggagatgtgttgcactgcgtgaggcaaatggtggtcacaccagatactgactggttttcggacccccccaataaagcaaaactgcacgtttcagagtggccttttattgtggccagcctaaggcacacctgtgcaataatcatgctgtctaatcagcatcttgatatgtcacacctgtgaggtgggatggattatctcggaaaaggagaagtgctcactatcacagatttttttcagatttgtgaacaatatttgagagaaatggttattttgtgtttatagaaaatgttttagatctttgagttcatctcatgaaaaatgggagcaaaaacaaaagtgttgcatttatatttttgttcagtgtatatatatcATACATCCTATACAGGGCCTATAAGCAATATGTACTGTCCCTTTGTATATGCTTTAATTGCGAAACCAATTAAAGAGATGTACATTAAAATTCACCTATgtactgttttattttttggtaaaaataatttaaaatatttttcaGTTCCAATTAACAAACACATCTAACCAACAATGACCATGGACATACATTCTTGTAACACTTTCCTGCTGCCATAAGTGCTTACTGGATGCCTAGTGTATTAATTCATAACTCAAAATAGCCCCCAACACATTGACCATTACCCCTGCTAAACACTACAAAGTCAGCAGTTTAGAACATTTGTAACACTtgaaaaaataaaccatttagCCGTGTCATGAGGAAAGATGTGTCTTCAACAGTGTGTTGCGTTGTGAGTGGTGAATTCAGATTGGCCAATTACTGCTGCTTTTGGTCTTCATCACCAGCCTTTACAGCACGGGAGATCTGCAAGCATTATTTTTATAAAGATAACCTGTGTAACCTGTAgagttttaaatgtattttcacGGATTTATACTCAACATTTCCCACCAAAATGGTGTGTTTACAAAGCGTTTATCTCAATGTTTCTTCCCTTAAATTGGCACATTGCTGCCACCTACTGATCACCACCACCAATTGTCCATAGTTAGAATTGCGTGAAAAAAAGAGGATATATCCCCTCACCTCTGTGATTGGAATAAAAAAAGTGGTCAAAAACTCTGCAACATACCTTTAATCATCAGTAatgagattttcttttcagtcATCAACAAAAACAAAGTTGTCTTTACTGTCAAGCTGAACGGAAAAGATCATTGGAAAGTGTTCATCTACCAGCTGGATTTTATTAGCAATACAGCCCCAAAAAACGATCCAACATATGCTAAGATATTGTAGAAATACTTAGGTCCAAGAGTGTGCATTGTATTTGATATTAACATGAATAACATATCAGATTGACAATTTCATTACATGTATAAACATTTTCAAATTCATGTCTTTAGTCCAAATGTGATCCTGTGTTGTATCAAAGCAGACTAGAGGTTTACTGTATGTTTCAACACTGTAGTTTCATTCTGTGCACACTTCCTGATGTTTTCTAGACTACATATGCATAAATGAATTTTTTGCATCGTGGGAAGAGGTTTACGTATACATGGCTATTAAATTAGTGAGTTGGACGTAAGGCAGCAATTCCCAACTCTGCTCACTAACTAAAGTAACTTCAGTTTAAATACGTCACTGCTGCAACAAATAACTGGAGAGAAAAAGGCCTACATGCCGATCTACAATAATACAAATGGTAAATTAGCACCACTGATGAATAATgtgaagaaagaagaagaagaaaccaaATATGATGGTGGGTGAGAAAAAAGCTGACTTTATAAAGCAAGTGGATGTTGGCCATTTTACAGCTCTCATACAAAAGGCTTACAAaaataccacagacacacacactcacacacagtgtTCTCACACCAGCTGAAACAGTGGATGACAGGGGGTGACGTGAAGGACAATGaatgataaaataatattttaaggTGCTTTAACAATTGTTTTGTTGTCAGTGTCCATCCTATATGCGACACGTAAAATGAGAATACACATATTCGCTGAGCATGACAAGCTAAGATCGAAACCTCCGATATATTAAATAAGTACAGTGACTCATTCACTCTTACAACagggttaaaaaacaaaactgcAGTAACATGACTGAAGTCTTTGATAAAATGCTATCTCATCCTTCATCTGACTTAAATAattcaacataaaacatcatTACACCTGGCATGATTATAGCCCATGAACTTTTGTGTTACTTGTAACTCAGCATCTATCCTGGCAGATACCTTACAAGAAAATACCAAGCCTTCAAATGAGGGTTTCCTGCTGTTGACATTTGTTAGAAAATCATGTTGTTCCATCCTTTCTAAAATTGTGTTAATACACATTTTGACCAACAATTACCctctaataaatataatacCTAAAACGTTGGTAACCCTTTTGCATACACTTTTCAAAAATATGTCCAATCCAGCCCGAGACCCAATACACATATTAAAGTGTAGTGTGGGAATTCTGAAGTGAAACTTtagataaaacaaacacaaaatggTGTTAAAATGTCCTTAAAGTGCATTAATCCTAGTGTGAAGATGTCGAAAATATTTTTCGGGTTTCCTAATGTTATACTTGTAATCTAATGTATTAGGTTTAGACAGCATGTGCAACAGAGCCAATGATATTTTCGCAGATTTTGAAATGATTGCTTAATATTGATAGTCTTTCATATTCCGAAATTCTTATCAACCAATCATTACATTGGGCGATGCCTAACATGCACACTTTTCCACATGTCAGTGTGGAGAGTAACATCCTTTTACCTGAAACACTGGCTGCAATCCCTTCAACACAGTTCGTATACAACAGACCTGTCGACAGAATACTGTTTATACAACACAATGCACTGAATGTCTTTGGGGGTATTTGTAAATGAACACTGAAGTGAAATGTAACGAGTGTTTTTAGGTTTGACATACTGCAGAAAAATTAAAAAAGGTGGTGTGTGGTGATCTTACAGAAGCATCACGCGGTGCCGTTTCCTTTCAATGACTGTTTGCAAAGTTCCTTCGATATCTTTCCATCAAAAGTTAAAGGTCACTGACTGGAGCAAAAAGTTTGGGTTCTCCATCATAGAAAAATAAGGATAAAAAGATaagataaaaaaacaatattatTTTATAGAAGTTTTCCATTAAACATGGCTAGTTAGAGCTAAATGTTCTGTCTGTGTGCAGCTGACAAGCCACGCGTACACACGGAGGGGCCGGTGTTGGGAGGTGGTGTCCTGCGGGTGCTGTGCTGAGGGCGCTGAAGTGTCACAGGAAGGGGCGGAGCCTGGAATCATCATTATAGCTGCTTCACGTAGTTTCCTGGAAAGGTTCCAAACAACTTGCTCCTTCGCGAGGTCCCTTTATAAACAAAGAGCAATACAATGAGAAGTCTGGCAGTAGCTGCCACTAATATCAATTCAGCTCTCTGCAGTCTGGAGGGAAACTGAATCACATGAAAACCTCTTTAGTGGGCAAAGGATATCCTTAACGAATCAGCTCGCTCAGCTGTGCAGGATTGACTTTCCCCAACAGTCatgttaaatatataaatagGTGGTGGTATCCCATTGCTATCCTCCTTTGGTTGATATTTACAATGTGTATTTGGTATCATGCATACTTGACTTTGATGCAAAAACTATTGAGGTAGAGCCTTCATTTATAATTTAGTATTTTCTTAAGTATTAAGTAAAGAACCACAagctgaaaaacaacaaaaaacatgcAATATAGGCACCAAGACACATGCATACTGCATGTATAACTATAATAAGTAAATTACaatcaaaacaacaacaagactccTCTTACCAACAAACCAGCcatcatcacatttctccatcacGTCGACAACGTCCCCCTCCTTCAGCTCCAGCTCATCCTCGTTGCGAGGCATGTAGTTGTACACGGCCTGGTACCTGCGTTTTAAAAAGGAACAGTGAAATGACACCCATGATATGCTGCAGATATTTAACAGTAAGGTTATTTTCCCTGTTATGCGTAATATGATCAGTGTGTTCTTCTTTATCCAGTGTTTTCTCTATCTGACTGTCTAATAACCTTGACCTGATTAAAGGGTTCAACAAGATCTTTAAATTACAACTACTGTGCACATATTGTATAACTTGCTAAGCCTTCAGTAAAGATTAAAACATAATTTTAGTTTGGGTAACAGCGAATAAGTGGTGTAATAAGAATGATAACTTACGGGTCTCCTCCACCATGCAGTGCATCCTGTACTAATCGCTGTGAGAAAGACagaaacagacagacaggaagtcaacatTTGGCAATGGTAAAGTTCTTGTTCGGCTGAGAGGATAAACTGAGATACTGGTCTGTAATGCTGTTGATTATAATAAATAAGATATCATTTAGGTGTTATTAAATCCTTTGAAAAAATACCTGAATAGACAAACCAATCGAGCACTCACATCAAACATAAATCAATATATCAATTTagactgtttaaaaaaacagCATACTTTATTGTACGTTTTAATACATGCGGTGATCAGTCAGAAATACAACGATTTCCTTCCTGCAAATGAGAACAGTAAGAGCATGGTTGAATGAAGACATGCCCCCCTACCCTTCGACCTCTAATGGAGGACGGATAGGATCTCCGGGACAAGATGGGGCTACGAGGAGGTTTACCACCAAGAACTGCGTCCTGCTTAACAGGCAGAAAGACCAGAGGCATCACACCGATAATCTTCAACAGTAAAAGGACTGAGCAGCCTTCACTATGagctgaacacacacgcacaaaggcTAACGGCATGCTGTGAAACATCATCCATCGACATGCCGATGCCAACTAAAATCCCCCTGAGCACACAACAGTACAACCAACACGAGCATGTAGTCTGCTGTCCATGAATCATCACCATAGCACTAACATGACACAATGTTAGTGTACAAACTGCAAAGTAGTTTCAGCTACAACATATTTTCCATATCTGTTAATCTGTTGACTCATTTTGATTGATCGTTTAGTTAGGAAAATGCACAATCACAATTTACTAGATTGTATTGTTGTAACACTAACCTAGAGTAGTTCaatttaaaatgatataaaacagagaaaagcaTTGTTTCCACAATAAACGATTAATCAGATTTTAAGTATGTCCATTATTTGCAGTCCATTGATTAGTTGATTGCTCACTTCAACCACAGTCATAGTCAACAACCGTCTTCATTAACATCAACAACTCAAATGTTAGATATAGTATTATCAGAAGAGTTCTTCCCATAGTCCTTTGCACCACAAACGAGATCTAAATCAAGGCCACCATCTTGACATTTCAGCGTTACCTTTACCATAGGAGACATACGTCCTGGGTGGGGAGAGCGTGGAGTGGTGAGGGGGGGAGAGGCTGGTTTAAAGGGAGTGGGCGGGGGAACAGGTGACTCTGTGTCGGGGCAggatgtgacgggatgggacgGACAGGGAGAGCTTGAGGGGTGAGGGACGGGGCGCTGTGAGGAAACGTTTGGAGAGGGGTGAGAGGAGCGGaagggagggggtgagacagGCGGAGATGGAGATACTGAGGGTACTGGCGATGTCATAAGGCGAGGAAGGGATGGGGGCCGAGGGGAGACAGGGGGAGATGGAGGGACGGTGTTACCATCCTGCTGTTGTGACCGGGACACAGAGGACGACGGAGTACACGAAGAAGTAGACGATGATAAAGGAGTACAAGTAGAAGATAAAGACGGAGTAAAAGAAGATGTAGAAGATAAAGAAGAAGTGAAAGGCGAGGttgtaaatgaaataaaagaaGAAGTAGAAAAAGTGCAAGTAGAAGatgaaggagaagaagaagaagcaggagTTAATGAAGGAGATGCACAAGGAGTAAAAGACGAAGTAGAAGCAGAAGGGGGAGGTAAGGAGGTCGGAGCTAGTGGTATTAAGGGTGAGGGGAGGCCGGGGTGAGGAAGCCATGTCGGAGTGGAAGGAGAGACTTCAGCCTATGGAGGTAATGACATACACATGAATACTGAAGCTGAATCGCAGAAGATAAATCCTGAGAATTACTACTGAGCCGCGGAAGAGAAATGGaggaaaatattatatatacatattatataAAATTGTAATAAAACTCcagtaatagaaatgtttccaaATAAACCATGGACATATGACGTTGAACCAGGACTGCTGATTTgtattccatattttattccTTCTATTCCATTCCATTGCAAAGTACTGTTATATTTGActatatttttaattattactatttctcaacctgtgtttttaattcttATTTTTCAAATTCCTCGTAGGTGTAAAAccacctggtaataaacctgtttctgattctgaaactGAAGCAGCTTATTTAATAATTTGATTATTTTAATGTCATGTCAAAACGTTTTCTAGGAAAGTCCATGATACTTTAAGTGATGTACACTTTCTATTATAATGCTATACATTCTCActattttttttgctttttttgtTGATCTTGAACATATTGATGGTCGGTTAATGCATTAAGGATACCAAAGTGGCTACAGGACACAAGTAGATTTACCCCTGTGATAGATATTTACAAGACAATGCAAAACTAGATCCATTTATTTTAAGATTTAAAAATGTCCTCCATCTCTCTTCCCTGTAGTAATTCCAAACTCAACAGAAGCAGCTCACACCATGCTCTACCTGtgggccaagtctctctttaaaaCCTTTAATGTCCTCCTCTTTATCCTCTATATCTTCATCCTCTTCCTCAATGAACAACTCAAATCCCATTCCTGTCATCGATGGTGGGCTTTCAGACTCGCATCGTTGTTCAATCAGAGTTTCTGACTGCTCCCCCCAAGCCATGGGAAGTGATTCCATAGTCAGAGGCTTGTGAAGCTGCTCGTCTAACCTATCGCTGCCTATCAGGTCGCTGGATGGAGATAGTGCTCGTGGTTTTACTTCTGGCTGATCGGATTCTTCTGCTTTAGATTTAAATCTGCCCTGGGTTTCATTGGTTAGCGAGGTTAGGGGGAAATCTATCGGAGACAATCTTGAAAAGTCAGGAACTTCTGCAGTGGTATACTCATCCATAATCATAGACAAAAGGTCGTCGTAAGGGTCTTTTACTTGCAGTTCAGCCATTATGCTGCTTTTGTTAACTTCCACAGTTAGTGTAGGTGACTTTATTGGTTCTGGCACTGTGCAGGAAAACACCTCTGGCTTAGAGACTTGAGATCGTCGAGCTATTCCTTTGCCATTGTTGTATCGCACTGAAGGCTCAGGCAGTGGAGGTGAAAATGAGGAATAAGGAAGGGGAGGAGGTggcggaggaagaggaggaggcggTGGGGAGAAAGGCAGGGTTGGTGAGGTGTGACCTAAACTGAGTCTCCCGTCTCTGAAAGGAGAATTTATGGAAGACCTCGGGGGCGGCAGGGTGAAGCCTCTCTGTGGTTGTGCAGCTGATGGTGCCATAAAATCCTGAGTCTTATGGAAAGGTGTCAGGTCAGAGGGGAGAGGTGGGGGTGTGGGCGGAGTGGGGGTGGTAGTGACGGAGCAAGATGGAGAGGAGGCAGAAGGCTCCAGTGTGAGGGCCAGCCACTCTTCGGTGATAGTTTGCAGGTCAGGCCTTCTCAACGGGGGGTGAGGGGAGTGGAGGTCACGAGGAGTGGGGGGTGGAGGTAGATGGTAGAAAGGCTTCATGAAGGTGAAGTGAAAAAGAAGGAACAATGTAATTCCAAAAATGTAACAGAGTgcagtgtgtggtgtgtgtttaaAGCTCTACATACTCCTCTATGCAGAGGATGTTTTTACCCATTTCTTTATATATATTGGGATTTTCTTTGGCGACAATTGTTATGTTGGAAACTAACCAAATAAAGATatgcacatttgaaataaaccaACTAATTACTGTATAAAGTAGCTGTAAATGCTATATTCTAACCAGTAAATAAAGAACAAATTGCTGTTTTTGAATTTTGTAACTCTATTGTACAGGTGTCGACTATCTTGTTGTCACCTTGTTGTAGTGATTCTCCTACCTTGGTAGGTGTAGAGCTGGGTGTCCTGTTGCCAGGGTAACCATGTGGGTCTATGTGGTGGGCGGAGCTCTTGGACGGGGAGCGCTTGATGATGTTAACATACGACACAGGAAAGATGCCCTGTTTGGTTGTGTCTGGGATCCTCCCCTCGTACCAGTTCCCGTCCACCTGCCTTATCACAATTACTCTCTCAccctacacacacgcacacacacaaaataaacatttgATCTTTAACCACAACTCAAAGGTTTAGCGCCACCTTGTAGGATTTCAGACTTCAGTTGTATTGCTATTTATCAATGTATCATTTATTATGCAACAGACAAAACTTAACATTTTATACACAGTAGCTTTAACATATCTCCATTATAGCCCCAGAGCCTCTTACTACCCTGCACATGAAAAAAGCCCAACTTGGGACGAGCTATGAAAATTAGCAATAGCCATTAGCTTTCTGTGAAGTACACAAATCTTAGGCTCTGTCTTGAAAACCGTGTTAAATTGCATATCACTATCGGATAGTTAAACAGTGGCTTTGTAACTTCATCTGGATTATATGAAAATATTTTGTATCTTAATTTTAAACAATCACTACCACCGGACAAAAGTATTGTTTCTAAAAAAATGCAAGGTTTCCAATCATTATTATTGATTATAACAAGCCCTGTTACATTGGTGCAGTTTTCTAATAAACAATAAACAGGCTACCTTTCTGAGAGACATCTCCACGTTAGTATCAGCATTAAAGTTGTAGCGAGCTATTGCCTCTCCGATCTCTCTGACGTGTGCTGGTGGAGGAGGACGGATCGGCTGCTGCTTCTCTGAGGATGGCATCTTCTGTTTATGCGTGTACAATAGTgtgaaaagaaaagacaaaCCATCGAGACAAATTACATATAAGACACAAGATGATGCACCTGTAGTTACAGTTATACAGGTGTTCAGTTTAATAGTTGCAGACTTACTTCTACATATGATATGGGTAATATCCCCACCCGTCCGCGGTGCTCTCCTTCATACCAGTTGTTGTCAATCTGTCGGATGATGTTCACTGCATCACCCTTCTTAAATGTCAGCTCCCTGCAACACATTCATGTCATCAAAGTGCCAACACAGAGGTGTGAGAAGACATAAACTCACAACTTCAACCAGCAAAGAAACACCCGTCACAAAACGTTAGCCAGTGAAGCACGATGGAAGAAGATCAAATGCAGCCCaaattagttttattcatgcatatatttaaagcaggggtgtcaaactcaaatacacagtgggccaaaataaaaaaatgggtactaaTCGAGGgtcggactggttcaatgttttttgcaaaacttattgaaatgaacttattgcacatattaaacctggaactgacaaagcttaaattattgcctataaaaacaacattaaacattacataatcagttgcattcatttcttatggctctatttgaagcttttccggagtcatttcttatgattacatttctccacaggccaacaacaactTCAACAAAACAattcccctcaaagagaaaaccaaacatgccctgctgtcgTGAGAGAAAAAGGGCAGAAGAAAACATCCATTGAAACTGAGTGTGCtgctgtgatgctagttcaagccagatacttggcatctcatcctgggtgcaagttcatcaatgtttggggtcaggctctgagcggaggaaaccctcaggattgagtgaaggtgagcgtgcaatataccggcgggccagacctaataggaattagaaattatcctgcgggccgaaatgaaATCCACCatgggcctgatttggcccccggtccttgagtttgacacatgtgattTAAAGCATAAAATGAATTAGTTAAAGCCATCCAAGTTTGGTGGTAAGATGTGTCAATTAAGTGTTCTTAAAAAGCAAAACATCTTGCAAAAAAGCACAGCAATCTCAAATCATAACATTGAATGCAATGTCTCGAGATGTGTTGTATGCAGTTAGGCGTTCATGCTTAAAAGATTGGCTCCCGTTGCGCGTGCACTGTGCATTTCCTGTACTCACTTAGCTGTTTGTGCCTTAAAATCATAAATGGCTCTTGCAGGCTGTTTCTGATGGAGGAGAGAGAACAGAATAAGTTGTGTCATCTGTTTATGGGAGACCTAGGAGATGAAAGTGAGAGAAAGAAAGCAGGCAAGCAAAACATAAAAAACTGCTTTACAATCTCTGTGAGAATCATCAAAATGTGTGGCATTGTGATCCTTAAGACAAAAAAAAGCAATACTTATTTGTATTAATCGATTCTCTTAATGAAGTGAACGTTAGTGTTACGAGTACAATGTTGTACCTCTCTATCAGGAGTAGGTCTTCTACTCTGGGGTGTGTGGCGTCCATCCACGGTAGAATAACACCTGGATACATCCTGGTCTGTGATTAGCAAACACATGTGAGAAAGGTCATGAGAGTAACCATATACTAACCACAATTATGTCACATTTTCACAATACAAAAAAGTGCTGTGGCAAAGGATGATGACGACGCCATTCCTACAGGTGAATGAGGGATGAAAGTTTAGGGTCAAAAGGTGTTTTATTTCCAGTTATTTGGAAACAACCCGGAATATGAGTCATGCATCAAAAATAGCTGAAACGCTGATAAAACAGTCCAAAAAAGACCATTTACAACATAAACATAAAACCAAATGGTTTAAAGGAAAGAACAATTGTTGGATAATCAGACAAAGTATCAATAAACTGCAAAAAAGAcaaattataaaaacaaaataat
Above is a window of Pseudochaenichthys georgianus chromosome 1, fPseGeo1.2, whole genome shotgun sequence DNA encoding:
- the LOC117448209 gene encoding uncharacterized protein — encoded protein: MAELQVKDPYDDLLSMIMDEYTTAEVPDFSRLSPIDFPLTSLTNETQGRFKSKAEESDQPEVKPRALSPSSDLIGSDRLDEQLHKPLTMESLPMAWGEQSETLIEQRCESESPPSMTGMGFELFIEEEDEDIEDKEEDIKGFKERLGPQAEVSPSTPTWLPHPGLPSPLIPLAPTSLPPPSASTSSFTPCASPSLTPASSSSPSSSTCTFSTSSFISFTTSPFTSSLSSTSSFTPSLSSTCTPLSSSTSSCTPSSSVSRSQQQDGNTVPPSPPVSPRPPSLPRLMTSPVPSVSPSPPVSPPPFRSSHPSPNVSSQRPVPHPSSSPCPSHPVTSCPDTESPVPPPTPFKPASPPLTTPRSPHPGRMSPMVKVTLKCQDGGLDLDLVCGAKDYGKNSSDNTISNI